A genome region from Maylandia zebra isolate NMK-2024a linkage group LG6, Mzebra_GT3a, whole genome shotgun sequence includes the following:
- the LOC143419024 gene encoding uncharacterized protein LOC143419024, whose protein sequence is MTNMLLPTLLSLLVVSQTHGFNPCNDTDGQAKKTDDLYLCYNKTSFTSTVWIPFNSFYIGGYKAEAWKGYDWYLSSSDGNNPGWDTVFTYTGNDWMPYQSSQLQESAKNLSKQMNLTKTAEHLILNFHTLNNPLLEKPPKSQKRTHLVPTLASNSNCYHLTLFIYKTGKDPHHFVSICNNITKGMVPSSTEAPQEEDEPNGSPALSAGPLSKTMNTAIIVGPKLKPDDWFRVTTGITGHSNNWLLLAEQAAQDASDDCMVCLGPRPILRVVPAPMEENCLTAVMNHTNIQDKNCTKWDRIFPITNEEKRKPIFSQDVMVANHTCINMIGPGERLGSLNATSCLTITKVDSSFKPRSRADVWWWCGDPNLYDRLPNNWIGMCGLVSLLLPIQVVKLKATDITITAGRLKINPRQKRSAPEQPGPDPTYIDAIGIPRGVPDEYKLVDQVAAGFESSVCWWCTINKNVDRINYIHYNVQRLGNLTQSGFHSVAEQLRATSLMSFQNRIALDMLLSEKNGVCSMFGEQCCTFIPNNTAADGSLTRALEGLKTLNEKMKEHSGVDTSTWDNWMDMFGKYRSLVSSILVSVAVFAAILTLCGCCCIPCIRALINRLIATAITPHVTSPPETMMLLENNESDTDSEEEEDDI, encoded by the coding sequence ATGACCAACATGCTATTACCAACTCTTCTGAGCCTGCTGGTTGTCTCCCAGACACACGGGTTCAACCCTTGTAATGACACAGACGGACAGGCAAAGAAAACAGACGACCTTTACCTGTGTTACAACAAGACAAGCTTCACCTCTACCGTATGGATACCTTTTAACTCATTCTACATAGGAGGATACAAAGCCGAAGCCTGGAAAGGCTACGACTGGTACCTATCCAGTTCAGACGGAAACAACCCAGGATGGGACACCGTTTTCACTTATACTGGAAATGATTGGATGCCATATCAAAGCAGTCAACTGCAAGAATCAGCAAAAAACCTTTCAAAGCAAATGAACTTGACGAAGACAGCCGAACACCTGATCCTCAACTTCCACACGCTGAACAACCCATTGCTGGAGAAGCCACCAAAATCACAGAAAAGAACCCACCTGGTTCCAACGCTGGCAAGTAACTCTAACTGCTACCATCTGACCCTATTTATCTACAAGACCGGAAAAGATCCACATCACTTCGTGTCAATATGCAATAACATAACGAAAGGCATGGTCCCATCATCCACAGAGGCGCCACAGGAAGAAGACGAACCAAACGGAAGCCCGGCTTTATCTGCAGGCCCACTCTCAAAAACGATGAATACTGCCATAATAGTGGGACCAAAACTAAAGCCAGACGACTGGTTCCGAGTCACCACAGGGATCACAGGACACTCAAATAACTGGTTACTATTGGCAGAACAAGCAGCTCAAGATGCTAGTGATGACTGCATGGTCTGCCTAGGACCAAGACCAATACTGAGAGTGGTACCTGCACCTATGGAAGAAAACTGCCTGACAGCTGTAATGAACCATACCAACATTCAAGACAAGAACTGCACAAAATGGGACAGAATCTTTCCCATCACCAacgaagaaaaaagaaaacccataTTCTCACAAGATGTGATGGTAGCAAACCACACCTGCATAAATATGATAGGCCCAGGAGAAAGGCTGGGAAGCCTCAACGCAACTAGCTGCCTAACCATTACAAAGGTGGACTCCTCATTCAAGCCACGAAGCAGAGCTGATGTCTGGTGGTGGTGTGGAGACCCAAACCTGTATGATCGTTTGCCTAACAACTGGATCGGCATGTGTGGATTGGTATCACTGTTGTTACCCATTCAGGTTGTAAAACTCAAAGCCACGGATATAACTATAACAGCAGGACGACTGAAGATAAACCCACGACAAAAGAGATCAGCACCAGAACAACCTGGACCAGACCCAACGTACATCGATGCCATAGGCATTCCCAGAGGAGTACCAGACGAATATAAACTAGTGGACCAAGTGGCTGCCGGTTTCGAATCGTCGGTGTGCTGGTGGTGTACAATCAACAAGAATGTGGACCGAATTAACTATATCCACTATAACGTCCAGAGACTAGGAAACCTGACACAATCAGGCTTCCATTCAGTGGCCGAGCAACTAAGAGCCACCTCACTGATGTCTTTCCAGAACAGAATTGCATTGGACATGCTACTGAGCGAGAAGAATGGGGTGTGTTCGATGTTCGGAGAGCAATGTTGTACCTTCATCCCTAACAACACCGCAGCTGATGGAAGTCTGACCAGAGCCCTAGAAGGCCTGAAGACTCTGAACGAGAAAATGAAGGAGCATTCTGGAGTTGACACTTCTACGTGGGACAACTGGATGGACATGTTTGGGAAATATCGGAGTTTGGTGTCATCAATCCTGGTATCTGTAGCAGTATTCGCAGCCATACTCACCTTGTGCGGATGCTGTTGCATACCTTGTATCAGAGCACTGATAAACAGACTTATCGCAACAGCCATAACTCCCCATGTCACATCCCCACCAGAGACTATGATGCTCCttgaaaacaatgaaagtgacacagactctgaggaagaagaggacgaCATATAA